From Bacteroidota bacterium, the proteins below share one genomic window:
- the lpxA gene encoding acyl-ACP--UDP-N-acetylglucosamine O-acyltransferase, protein MQALNWIHPEAKIGKDVKIDPFTVIHEDVEIGEGTWIGSNVTIFPGARIGKHVRIFPGAVISAVPQDLKFAGEKTTAEIGDHTTIREYVTINRGTTAAGKTVVGAHNLLMAYVHIAHDCFVGDHCILANGVTLAGHIEIHDYAIIGGLSAIHQFVQIGSHVMISGGSLVRKDVPPFVKAAHEPLAYVGVNALGLRRRGFSNDQIAQIQEIYRKVFVSGLNITHAIEAVEQDIPASAERKLILDFIRKSSRGLMKGYAAQSDE, encoded by the coding sequence ATGCAAGCACTGAATTGGATCCACCCGGAGGCGAAGATCGGCAAGGATGTTAAGATCGATCCGTTCACCGTCATCCACGAGGATGTCGAGATCGGTGAGGGCACCTGGATCGGAAGCAACGTCACCATTTTCCCTGGTGCACGGATCGGAAAGCATGTTCGAATATTCCCAGGCGCTGTTATTTCCGCGGTCCCGCAGGACCTGAAGTTCGCAGGCGAAAAGACCACTGCTGAGATTGGCGATCATACGACCATCCGGGAGTATGTCACGATCAATCGTGGTACCACCGCGGCGGGAAAAACGGTGGTCGGTGCGCACAATCTGCTGATGGCTTACGTCCACATCGCGCACGACTGCTTTGTCGGCGATCATTGTATCCTGGCCAACGGCGTCACGCTGGCTGGACATATCGAGATTCATGATTATGCCATTATCGGCGGACTGTCGGCGATCCATCAATTCGTACAGATCGGATCGCATGTGATGATTTCCGGTGGATCCCTGGTGCGAAAAGATGTGCCGCCGTTCGTGAAAGCTGCTCACGAACCCCTGGCATATGTCGGGGTGAATGCCTTGGGCCTGCGGCGGCGTGGCTTCTCCAACGATCAGATCGCACAGATACAGGAGATCTACCGCAAGGTGTTCGTCAGCGGATTAAACATTACACACGCCATCGAGGCAGTTGAACAAGACATTCCCGCATCCGCCGAGCGAAAACTGATTCTTGATTTTATCCGTAAGTCCAGCCGTGGTCTGATGAAAGGGTATGCCGCGCAGAGTGATGAGTGA
- a CDS encoding ABC transporter ATP-binding protein, translating into MSAYKISLEKAGKRYLREWIFRGVELSLSSGDRIAVMGPNGSGKSTLLQLIAGYVLPTEGAVRHFQHDQLVDPDLVYPSISMAAPYLELIEEFTLRESVAFHCSFKQLRNGLMPEDVIRIANLSDSADKVVKYFSSGMKQRVRLALAVLSDTDVLLLDEPCSNLDREGIRWYQQLIEEHGAGRILVVCSNNIAEEYSFCDRVLQVTDWKRIIKG; encoded by the coding sequence ATGAGCGCGTACAAGATCAGTTTAGAAAAGGCAGGTAAGCGGTATTTACGTGAATGGATTTTTCGGGGTGTAGAACTCTCGCTAAGTTCAGGAGACCGCATTGCGGTGATGGGACCCAATGGTTCCGGTAAATCCACCCTCTTACAACTGATAGCCGGATATGTTCTCCCGACCGAAGGTGCTGTCCGGCATTTCCAACACGACCAGTTGGTGGATCCTGATTTGGTCTATCCGAGTATCTCCATGGCGGCCCCTTACCTGGAATTGATCGAAGAGTTTACGCTTCGCGAGTCGGTTGCTTTTCATTGTTCCTTTAAACAGCTCCGAAATGGTTTGATGCCGGAAGATGTGATCCGGATCGCGAATTTGTCGGATTCTGCCGATAAGGTGGTGAAGTACTTTTCTTCGGGCATGAAGCAGCGGGTCCGGCTCGCACTGGCGGTATTGAGTGATACGGATGTTTTGCTGCTCGACGAGCCTTGTTCGAATCTTGATCGGGAAGGTATCCGATGGTACCAACAGCTGATCGAGGAGCATGGAGCAGGGCGGATCCTGGTGGTTTGTTCCAATAACATTGCCGAGGAATATTCCTTTTGTGACAGGGTGTTGCAAGTGACGGATTGGAAACGAATCATAAAGGGATAG
- the tsaE gene encoding tRNA (adenosine(37)-N6)-threonylcarbamoyltransferase complex ATPase subunit type 1 TsaE — MVLEGISLDRLGEVADALIRYAGDVRVLAFYGEMGAGKTTFIKSLCTGLGVHGPVTSPTFSIVNEYPGPSGNRIYHFDFYRLKQEREAVEIGLEEYLDSGQWCLLEWPEKVLNLLPNPRIDVRITVVDGYRRFEFSHV, encoded by the coding sequence ATGGTGTTGGAAGGCATAAGCCTGGACCGCCTGGGAGAAGTCGCCGATGCATTGATCCGCTATGCCGGTGATGTTCGGGTGCTTGCTTTTTACGGTGAAATGGGAGCCGGGAAGACGACCTTTATTAAAAGTCTTTGCACGGGTTTGGGAGTTCATGGACCCGTGACCAGTCCGACCTTTTCCATCGTCAACGAGTACCCCGGACCTTCCGGGAATAGGATCTATCATTTCGATTTCTACCGTCTGAAGCAGGAGCGAGAAGCAGTCGAGATCGGTTTGGAGGAATACCTTGATAGTGGCCAATGGTGTCTGCTGGAATGGCCGGAAAAAGTGCTAAATTTATTGCCAAATCCAAGGATCGACGTCCGAATCACGGTTGTCGACGGTTATCGACGATTCGAGTTTTCCCATGTCTGA
- a CDS encoding alanine dehydrogenase, giving the protein MSEHSRSGISRLAASALMPQEAMVEVHKQEKKLLIGIPKETSFQENRIPLVPEAVAQLTANGHEIIIEAGAGAASNFQDSDFSEAGARIVYSVEEVFQCDVVLKVAPPSEKELDLLKTRQTLVSILQMSMQNEQYVRKLSSKKITAIGYEFMHDDSGVYPIIQAMSEIVGSACILIAAEYMSNAFNGKGELLGGVAGIPPTEVVIIGAGTVGEYAARAALGLGATVKVFDNSVQRLRRIQNHLGNRIFTSTIVPSILLKELKHADVAIGALRSSEGRTPVVVTDEMVSEMQVGSVIVDVSIDQGGCFETSEVTNHSQPVFRKYGVVHYCVPNIASRVSRTASTALSNIFTPMLINAGEVGGLDELLWKDKLVRRGVYMFRGSITNRYVADASKLPYKDLDLLQAARI; this is encoded by the coding sequence ATGTCTGAACATTCACGTTCCGGAATATCGCGTCTTGCAGCCTCCGCGCTGATGCCCCAGGAGGCGATGGTGGAGGTGCACAAGCAGGAGAAGAAACTGCTCATCGGCATTCCAAAAGAAACTTCCTTTCAGGAGAATCGCATTCCGCTGGTGCCCGAAGCCGTTGCTCAGCTAACCGCGAACGGACACGAGATCATCATCGAAGCCGGAGCGGGCGCCGCATCCAATTTCCAGGATTCCGACTTTAGCGAAGCAGGCGCGCGCATTGTTTACTCCGTGGAAGAGGTCTTCCAGTGCGACGTCGTTTTGAAAGTCGCTCCGCCATCTGAAAAGGAATTGGATCTTCTCAAAACGCGTCAGACGCTCGTATCCATTCTTCAGATGAGCATGCAGAACGAACAATATGTTCGCAAGCTTTCTTCGAAAAAGATCACGGCCATCGGTTATGAGTTCATGCACGACGATTCCGGAGTTTACCCGATCATCCAGGCGATGAGCGAAATCGTCGGCAGTGCCTGCATCCTGATCGCAGCCGAATACATGAGCAACGCTTTCAATGGGAAGGGCGAATTGCTGGGTGGCGTGGCCGGTATCCCGCCTACCGAAGTGGTCATCATCGGTGCGGGAACCGTTGGCGAATATGCTGCCAGGGCCGCCTTGGGTCTTGGAGCAACCGTAAAAGTGTTTGACAACAGTGTGCAGCGACTCCGGCGGATCCAGAATCACCTCGGGAATCGCATCTTCACATCGACCATCGTGCCCAGCATCCTGCTCAAAGAGCTGAAGCATGCCGACGTCGCCATTGGCGCATTACGCAGCAGCGAAGGGCGTACTCCCGTGGTAGTGACCGATGAAATGGTCAGCGAAATGCAGGTGGGTTCCGTGATTGTCGACGTGAGCATCGACCAGGGCGGTTGTTTTGAAACTTCCGAAGTGACGAACCATTCGCAGCCTGTTTTCCGGAAATATGGTGTCGTCCACTATTGCGTACCGAACATAGCTTCCCGTGTCAGCAGAACTGCTTCCACCGCATTGTCCAACATTTTCACGCCCATGCTGATCAATGCCGGCGAAGTTGGAGGCCTGGATGAATTACTGTGGAAAGACAAACTCGTTCGACGGGGAGTGTATATGTTCCGCGGATCGATCACCAATCGCTACGTTGCTGATGCGTCCAAGCTGCCGTACAAGGATCTCGACCTGTTACAGGCTGCCCGAATCTGA
- a CDS encoding proline dehydrogenase family protein, whose product MKNFIVSFDDTQTAFSAKSDADLRRAYGLFRLISYNWLVRISPPFVNAALALHLPVKGIIRSTIFRHFCGGETIEACDGTIRSLAQFRIGTILDYSVEGKESEVDFDHGLEQTLATIRRAKGDPHIPFSVFKPSGFARFALLEKLNAGQTLSEAEQLEFTRFRKRVETICELGAANGVPIFVDAEESWIQDVVDQLVREMMMRFNKERVMIFNTLQMYRHDRIDYLRQSLEHAKVNGYKAGFKLVRGAYMEKERERAEKMGYPSPIQPDKTATDRDYDAALRLCMERIEDVAICAGTHNEASSLLLTELMQSKGLATDHPHVWFSQLYGMSDHISFNLAKAGYNVCKYVPYGPLTAVLPYLIRRAQENTSVAGQTGRELSLIIQERKRRRT is encoded by the coding sequence ATGAAGAATTTCATCGTTTCTTTCGACGATACCCAAACGGCATTTTCAGCCAAGTCGGATGCGGACCTCCGACGGGCTTACGGACTGTTTCGCCTCATCAGCTACAACTGGTTGGTCAGGATCAGTCCGCCGTTCGTGAATGCGGCCCTTGCCTTACACTTGCCTGTCAAAGGCATCATTCGCAGTACGATCTTCCGCCATTTCTGTGGTGGTGAAACGATTGAAGCCTGCGACGGTACCATCCGCTCCCTGGCACAATTCAGGATCGGCACCATTCTCGACTATTCTGTGGAAGGTAAAGAAAGCGAGGTGGATTTCGACCACGGTCTAGAACAAACGCTGGCTACGATCCGTCGCGCGAAAGGTGATCCCCATATTCCTTTCTCGGTTTTCAAGCCCAGCGGCTTTGCCCGGTTCGCCTTACTTGAAAAGTTGAATGCGGGACAGACACTCTCCGAAGCGGAGCAGCTGGAATTCACGCGTTTCCGGAAACGTGTGGAAACGATCTGTGAACTGGGAGCAGCGAACGGTGTACCCATTTTCGTTGATGCCGAAGAGAGTTGGATCCAGGATGTTGTGGACCAACTGGTACGGGAAATGATGATGCGCTTCAATAAGGAGCGTGTCATGATCTTCAATACCCTCCAGATGTACCGGCACGACAGGATCGACTATCTCCGTCAATCGCTTGAACACGCCAAAGTGAATGGATATAAAGCCGGCTTCAAACTGGTACGTGGCGCGTATATGGAAAAGGAACGGGAACGTGCCGAAAAAATGGGGTACCCCTCTCCGATCCAACCCGACAAGACCGCAACCGACCGTGATTATGATGCCGCGCTTCGCCTGTGTATGGAACGTATCGAGGATGTGGCGATCTGCGCCGGAACGCACAATGAAGCCAGCAGCTTGTTGTTGACTGAACTCATGCAGTCGAAAGGCCTGGCCACTGATCACCCGCACGTCTGGTTCTCGCAACTTTACGGAATGAGCGACCACATCAGCTTTAATCTTGCGAAAGCCGGCTACAACGTCTGCAAGTACGTTCCATACGGACCATTGACCGCTGTACTTCCCTACCTCATTCGCAGAGCGCAGGAAAACACTTCGGTTGCCGGACAAACAGGCCGGGAACTTTCACTCATCATCCAGGAACGGAAACGCAGAAGAACCTGA
- a CDS encoding bifunctional 3-deoxy-7-phosphoheptulonate synthase/chorismate mutase type II — MQLPDIEHWRLGLAQPLLIGGPCGVESPTQINAIARALAGSGVGMLRGGIWKPRTRPGSFQGIGSEALTWLKDAGVSVGMPVMVEVASPFHVGEALTAGIDVLWIGARTTVNPFLVQEICEALRGVDIPVMVKNPVHPDLELWIGALERLDQAGIHRLATIHRGFHTYEKSRYRNAPLWSLPLELKRRIPTLPILNDPSHICGDRALIAGVAQTAIDLGFNGLMVEVHPDPANALSDPEQQLTPDGFRTLIAGLVFRKPTTDDAVVRHVLDDLRKRIDRIDDELLELLAVRMQAVREIGEYKREHNMTIFQLERWNEILRTRPATGAGLDLNKQFVVRLMELIHEDSIHQQSQILYRHPTSDGKDAAPTS; from the coding sequence ATGCAACTTCCTGATATTGAGCACTGGAGACTTGGTCTGGCACAGCCGCTTTTGATCGGAGGCCCATGTGGGGTTGAATCACCCACTCAGATCAACGCGATTGCCCGGGCATTAGCCGGCTCGGGTGTAGGGATGCTTCGCGGAGGCATTTGGAAACCGCGTACCCGTCCGGGCAGTTTTCAGGGAATCGGATCGGAAGCGCTTACCTGGTTGAAGGATGCCGGGGTCTCGGTAGGGATGCCGGTGATGGTGGAGGTTGCCAGTCCATTTCACGTTGGTGAGGCCTTGACGGCCGGAATCGATGTGTTATGGATCGGTGCACGAACGACGGTGAATCCATTTCTGGTGCAGGAAATCTGTGAGGCTTTGCGAGGCGTCGACATACCGGTGATGGTAAAGAATCCGGTTCATCCTGACCTGGAATTGTGGATCGGTGCGCTGGAGCGATTGGATCAGGCCGGCATCCATCGGCTTGCTACTATCCACCGGGGATTCCATACGTATGAAAAATCCCGTTATCGGAATGCGCCACTCTGGTCTTTGCCATTGGAATTGAAACGGCGTATACCGACTTTGCCCATCCTGAACGATCCCAGCCATATATGCGGAGATCGTGCATTGATTGCGGGTGTTGCGCAGACGGCCATTGACCTCGGATTCAACGGACTGATGGTGGAGGTTCATCCTGATCCGGCGAATGCCCTGAGTGACCCTGAACAGCAGTTGACTCCCGACGGCTTCAGGACATTGATAGCCGGGCTTGTTTTCCGCAAACCGACCACCGATGATGCGGTGGTACGTCATGTTCTCGATGATCTGCGGAAGCGAATCGACCGGATCGATGATGAATTGTTGGAGTTACTGGCCGTTCGGATGCAAGCCGTGCGGGAGATTGGGGAATACAAGCGGGAGCATAACATGACCATTTTTCAGTTGGAGCGTTGGAATGAGATCTTGAGAACGCGTCCGGCAACAGGTGCAGGCCTGGATCTGAATAAGCAGTTCGTTGTTCGTTTGATGGAACTCATCCACGAAGATTCGATTCACCAACAGAGCCAGATCCTCTACCGTCATCCCACGTCGGACGGCAAGGATGCTGCCCCTACTTCCTGA
- a CDS encoding 3-dehydroquinate synthase — protein MMDRINAGSYSIQIGADALGRLEDFARTVNKLKKFILVDANTRIHCLPHLIRHCPSLSQSVVIEVPAGEACKSVETLSYVWQCMLEQGVDRQSCLFICGGGAVCDLGGFAAATYHRGIPCHLIPTSLLAMVDASVGGKTAINLGHVKNPVGIFSMPAGVHIDPAFLSTLPTRELRSGLAEIFKHACLSSGLSFPNNRDLRSLNVTEWSEWIGLSVAYKQSIVAADPEDRDVRQLLNFGHTLGHAIEAVSLSTEDDHLLHGEAIALGMIGEIYLSTLLCGLPQDQAGEMVDWLCTTFHGLHWKWSVDELIRHLQHDKKRSEETVRFSLLKKRGEGRVGVSVGLELVPEAVDYIRQSLARTRTVA, from the coding sequence ATGATGGACCGGATCAATGCAGGATCCTATTCGATACAGATCGGCGCGGATGCGCTGGGTCGATTGGAAGATTTCGCACGAACTGTCAACAAGTTAAAGAAGTTCATCCTCGTCGATGCGAATACCCGTATCCATTGCCTCCCGCATTTGATCCGACATTGCCCTTCACTGAGTCAGTCGGTTGTAATCGAAGTACCCGCCGGCGAAGCTTGCAAGTCCGTTGAAACGCTTTCGTATGTCTGGCAATGCATGCTTGAACAGGGAGTCGACCGACAAAGCTGTCTGTTCATTTGCGGTGGAGGGGCCGTTTGCGATCTTGGTGGCTTCGCTGCCGCCACGTATCATCGCGGAATTCCCTGCCACCTGATTCCGACAAGTTTGCTCGCAATGGTCGACGCGTCCGTAGGAGGGAAGACGGCGATCAATCTGGGTCATGTAAAGAACCCGGTCGGAATATTCTCCATGCCAGCCGGTGTTCATATTGATCCCGCCTTCCTGAGCACCTTGCCAACGCGCGAGCTGCGCTCGGGTTTGGCGGAAATTTTCAAACATGCGTGTCTGTCTTCCGGACTTTCGTTTCCAAACAACCGTGATCTCCGCTCTCTTAATGTCACTGAATGGAGTGAATGGATCGGTTTATCCGTAGCATACAAGCAATCGATTGTTGCAGCCGATCCGGAAGACAGGGATGTTCGGCAGTTGTTGAACTTCGGTCATACGCTTGGTCATGCTATCGAAGCGGTTTCGCTTTCAACCGAGGATGATCACTTGCTGCATGGCGAGGCGATTGCCCTGGGCATGATAGGAGAAATCTATCTTTCCACCCTGTTATGCGGTTTGCCGCAGGATCAGGCCGGGGAAATGGTTGACTGGTTATGTACGACGTTTCATGGACTTCATTGGAAGTGGTCTGTGGATGAATTGATCCGGCACCTTCAGCACGACAAGAAGCGCTCGGAGGAGACCGTTCGTTTCAGTCTTCTCAAGAAGCGGGGTGAGGGCCGAGTCGGCGTATCGGTTGGTCTCGAACTGGTGCCGGAGGCCGTTGATTATATCCGGCAGTCGCTGGCACGAACCCGAACGGTCGCATGA
- a CDS encoding 3-phosphoshikimate 1-carboxyvinyltransferase gives MIACVRFHQQRVAGTVLLPASKSISNRYLLLRSLTGSDAAIANLSEARDTRLLQELLNSTTTVLDAQDAGTVYRFLTAMLAYKPGKWQLTGTLRMQERPVGALVEALRTLGADIRYTGKDGYPPLEIQGGKLVSGSITVDGSVSSQFISALLLVAPFLPQGLRVRTNGELVSAPYIAMTVAILRKCGIPVDVNGQDIHISAAPVRLENAVVESDWSSAAFFFEAACLSPEASILFPGLEETSVQGDARLATLGSHFGLISGFDESGWRLEGTGRHPNSVELDLRGEPDLFPALCAAAAGMGMTGSFSGLGHLRNKESDRLLAMEENLLLLGADCSLVDDGLVLHSAQPLRTDGILLNGFADHRIVMAMALLATRCGYIRVTDAEQVAKSFPGFWKALGKLGYEVQLEP, from the coding sequence ATGATTGCCTGTGTGCGATTCCATCAACAGCGAGTAGCGGGTACGGTCTTGCTGCCTGCGTCCAAGAGCATATCGAACCGGTATTTACTCCTGCGATCACTGACCGGCAGCGATGCTGCGATCGCGAATTTGTCTGAAGCGCGTGATACGCGTTTACTGCAGGAGTTGTTGAACTCCACTACTACCGTGTTGGATGCACAGGATGCCGGTACGGTTTACCGCTTTCTTACGGCTATGCTGGCCTATAAACCGGGCAAATGGCAGTTGACGGGAACGCTCAGGATGCAAGAACGTCCGGTGGGTGCGTTGGTGGAAGCACTACGAACCCTGGGCGCCGACATCCGATATACCGGTAAGGATGGGTACCCGCCTCTGGAGATACAAGGAGGAAAGTTGGTCAGCGGATCGATTACGGTGGACGGTTCCGTTTCCAGTCAGTTCATCAGCGCTCTCTTGTTGGTGGCTCCTTTTCTGCCACAGGGTCTGCGAGTTCGAACGAACGGGGAACTGGTATCGGCGCCTTATATAGCAATGACGGTGGCGATTCTCCGAAAATGCGGCATACCGGTGGATGTTAATGGTCAGGATATTCATATCTCCGCTGCACCTGTTCGTCTTGAAAACGCAGTCGTTGAATCGGACTGGAGTTCCGCGGCTTTTTTCTTTGAAGCGGCCTGTCTTTCGCCCGAAGCTTCCATCCTTTTTCCCGGACTTGAAGAAACTTCCGTTCAGGGAGACGCGCGCCTGGCAACCCTTGGAAGTCATTTCGGATTGATCTCCGGATTTGATGAAAGCGGGTGGCGGCTCGAAGGAACGGGAAGACATCCCAATTCGGTCGAGTTGGATTTGCGCGGGGAGCCAGACCTTTTTCCGGCGCTTTGTGCTGCTGCTGCGGGAATGGGAATGACCGGCAGCTTTTCAGGCCTTGGGCATTTGCGCAACAAAGAAAGCGACCGTCTGTTGGCCATGGAGGAGAACCTGCTGTTATTGGGAGCGGATTGCAGTTTAGTCGATGACGGTTTGGTGCTGCATTCCGCTCAGCCATTACGGACTGATGGGATCTTGCTAAACGGATTCGCGGATCACCGCATCGTAATGGCCATGGCGCTGCTGGCAACCCGATGCGGGTACATTCGTGTAACGGATGCGGAGCAGGTTGCTAAATCCTTTCCCGGATTTTGGAAAGCGCTGGGTAAGCTGGGCTACGAAGTTCAGTTGGAACCTTGA
- a CDS encoding helix-hairpin-helix domain-containing protein — MRRPEGLLTLLMLAAIYSVRAQDSLQEMKPIEAIVWREDGTDRDGADAMEEISLRMSQRIDLNTASLEHLKELPGLTNEQVERMIGHRERFGPILRMEELQVIASLSPDDIRRIAPYIRITDRQTFAIKKAQLRQELIVRLGGAGTVWNGTEQEYKNTAGNGFRSLLRYRMRIRDQWTMGLRMEKDPGEAWLDDKRRPDYIAGFISYNGRGLLRKLIVGDYAVQFGQGSLAWLGFGTGFTADPALLRRQARGILPYTSSDENAGLRGAAISLGRKSFTMELFVSSRKRDAGISDDSLAQFSSLQTSGIHSTQQEIAGKATFPVTILGCHGSFSGKSKSLGATALFQHLPKNLSPNDNAYAQYRIFPEKVVAGSIDGTWHWQNTTCFFESAYRNGSHSLIGGIQAALGKKLNAGIQYRNFGRGPVTLLSDAPGENMRNENENGFVFSLQSRLLPVCTLQVLLQKTTFDWLRYRIDSPSMLDEQQLQVFYNPNRKTQFRLRYRRRSYPVGSNNAYERTTFSQSRESIRFSMTTSLPPFLSLETRFEHLHDGDEKGWLAFTDWSIRPLKSPIQGTIRFALAETTSYAAAIYSQEPDVLYGFSMPGYYGNLTRIVAVIKWRVARSLDIAVKNGWTRSGQDSKLNHPDGTIKSDLSVQLRWNQGSN; from the coding sequence ATGAGAAGGCCTGAAGGATTGCTGACTTTACTGATGCTTGCCGCGATCTACAGCGTTCGGGCACAGGATAGTCTGCAGGAAATGAAGCCGATTGAAGCAATAGTCTGGCGCGAAGACGGAACCGACCGTGATGGCGCGGACGCGATGGAAGAGATCAGCCTGAGGATGAGTCAGCGCATCGATCTGAATACCGCGTCCCTGGAACACTTGAAAGAACTACCGGGTCTGACGAATGAGCAAGTGGAACGAATGATCGGCCATCGTGAGCGTTTCGGACCAATTCTTCGTATGGAAGAACTCCAGGTAATTGCCAGCCTGTCACCCGATGACATCCGGCGGATCGCGCCCTATATCAGAATCACGGATCGGCAAACCTTTGCCATCAAGAAAGCCCAGCTACGGCAGGAATTGATCGTTCGCCTTGGAGGAGCAGGAACGGTTTGGAATGGAACAGAACAAGAGTACAAGAATACCGCCGGGAACGGATTTCGAAGCCTCCTGCGCTATCGTATGCGAATCAGGGACCAGTGGACAATGGGATTACGGATGGAGAAGGATCCCGGCGAAGCCTGGTTGGACGATAAACGCCGACCGGATTATATCGCTGGCTTTATCAGCTATAATGGCAGAGGTTTGCTCCGCAAATTAATCGTAGGCGACTATGCGGTACAGTTTGGTCAAGGAAGTTTGGCATGGCTCGGCTTCGGAACAGGCTTCACGGCTGACCCCGCATTGTTGCGTCGACAAGCGCGTGGCATACTTCCCTATACATCTTCCGATGAAAATGCTGGTTTGCGCGGGGCCGCAATCTCACTTGGAAGAAAGTCCTTTACGATGGAACTGTTCGTCAGCTCCCGGAAACGTGACGCGGGAATTTCCGACGATTCGTTGGCCCAATTCTCTTCGCTTCAAACTTCCGGTATCCATAGTACCCAACAGGAAATCGCCGGGAAAGCCACGTTCCCGGTGACCATACTTGGTTGCCACGGATCATTCAGCGGAAAAAGTAAATCGCTTGGAGCAACCGCCCTCTTTCAGCATCTACCGAAAAATCTATCACCGAACGACAATGCCTATGCTCAATATCGAATCTTTCCGGAAAAAGTTGTCGCCGGATCCATCGACGGAACCTGGCACTGGCAAAACACAACATGCTTCTTCGAATCAGCCTATCGAAATGGCAGCCATAGTCTCATCGGTGGAATTCAGGCTGCGTTGGGAAAAAAGCTGAACGCCGGAATCCAATACCGGAATTTTGGCAGAGGACCAGTAACGCTCCTGAGCGATGCACCCGGTGAAAACATGCGCAACGAAAACGAAAATGGATTTGTGTTTTCTCTCCAGTCGCGTCTTTTACCTGTGTGTACGCTTCAGGTGTTGCTGCAAAAAACCACCTTTGATTGGCTTCGTTACCGCATCGACAGCCCCAGCATGCTGGATGAACAGCAACTACAGGTATTCTATAATCCTAACCGGAAGACACAATTCCGCTTACGCTATCGCAGAAGGTCTTATCCGGTCGGATCCAATAATGCATATGAACGAACCACATTTTCACAGTCGAGGGAAAGCATACGATTCTCCATGACAACCAGCCTCCCTCCTTTCCTCTCGTTGGAAACGCGGTTTGAGCATCTGCACGATGGAGACGAAAAAGGATGGCTGGCCTTTACCGACTGGTCTATAAGGCCGCTAAAGTCTCCGATACAAGGGACCATCCGCTTCGCCCTCGCCGAAACCACTTCCTATGCCGCCGCGATCTATAGCCAGGAGCCAGATGTGTTATATGGTTTTTCGATGCCCGGTTACTATGGGAACCTGACAAGAATCGTCGCCGTAATCAAATGGCGCGTAGCACGATCGCTGGACATTGCTGTCAAAAACGGATGGACACGATCCGGGCAAGATAGTAAACTGAATCATCCGGATGGGACGATAAAAAGCGATCTCTCGGTTCAATTACGCTGGAATCAAGGTTCCAACTGA
- the purE gene encoding 5-(carboxyamino)imidazole ribonucleotide mutase, with amino-acid sequence MSNPLVGIIMGSQSDLSVMQDAAQLLTEFGIAHEVRIVSAHRTPEWMMDYAKTAADRGLRVIIAGAGGAAHLPGMVASITPLPVIGVPVRSSNSIDGWDSILSILQMPNGVPVATVAINAAQNAGILAAQILGAADPEVRKKVLEFKNSLREKVMNANDALKKGSS; translated from the coding sequence ATGTCCAATCCACTTGTAGGTATCATCATGGGAAGCCAGTCCGACCTCTCCGTCATGCAAGACGCGGCTCAACTGTTGACTGAATTCGGCATTGCCCATGAGGTCAGGATAGTTTCCGCTCATCGGACACCGGAGTGGATGATGGATTATGCTAAGACAGCGGCCGACCGGGGCCTCAGGGTTATCATCGCGGGTGCCGGTGGCGCCGCCCATCTTCCGGGCATGGTAGCTTCGATTACACCCCTGCCGGTAATTGGAGTTCCGGTGCGATCAAGCAATTCCATCGACGGCTGGGACTCGATCCTTTCCATCCTCCAAATGCCCAATGGAGTTCCGGTTGCAACGGTAGCGATCAACGCGGCACAAAATGCGGGTATACTGGCCGCGCAGATATTGGGAGCTGCTGATCCCGAAGTCAGAAAAAAGGTTCTGGAATTCAAGAATTCACTCCGTGAAAAGGTGATGAATGCCAATGATGCCTTGAAAAAAGGGTCCTCCTAA